In the genome of Pseudomonas sp. B33.4, the window CAATCGCGTCCTGGCTGTTCAAGCGTTCGTCATCCAGTTGCTTGTCATCAACATAAAACAGCGGATGGCCCACCGCGCAATAAAGCAGCGAACGCTCGCTGTACAGCGGCTGATATTCCAGTCCCGACAACGCACTGGCCTGCGGCACCACGCCGACATGCAAACGCCCATCGAGCACACCTTGCTCGACTTCGTTCGGCGCAATCATGCGGATCTGAATCTGCACATCCGGCCCGCGCTCCTTCAACTGTGCGAGGGCGTGGGTGATGCGCATGTGGGGGAGGGTGACGAGGTTGTCGGTCAGGCCAATGATCAGCTCACCGCGCAAATGTTGGTGCAGCCCGTTGACCTCGGTGCGAAAGCTTTCCAGCGCGCTTAATAGCTGCAGCGCCGATTGATACACCTCACGGCCTTCTTCGGTCAGCGAAAAACCGGCGCGGCCGCGCTGACACAAACGTAAACCGAGACGCTGCTCCAGATCGCTCATCTGCTGACTGATTGCCGAGCGCCCAATGCCGAGCACGGTTTCCGCTGCCGAGAAGCCGCCGCATTCCACCACGCTGCGAAAAATCCGCAATAGGCGAATATCAAAGTCACTGACCTGGGCCAGCGGATCGGGACGGCGGCTGCTCATCTTATTGTTCTCATTGTTTAGCGAAGTTCTAACTGAAGGTTAGAAGAGTTGAATTTCACCGACTTTATCGCCGTGGCAATTTAGCTGCAACAACGCTTTTTATCTCCCTGACGCTTATGCCCTGCGAGGTTTTGCCCGATGAACATGCCTGAAAACGCTCAGTCGCCACTGGCCAGCCAACTGAAGCTGGACGCGCACTGGATGCCGTACACCGCCAACCGCAACTTCCAGCGCGATCCGCGTCTGATCGTTGGCGCCGAAGGCAGCTGGCTGATCGATGACAAGGGCCGCAAGGTATATGACTCGCTGTCCGGACTGTGGACCTGCGGCGCGGGTCACACCCGCAAGGAAATTCAGGAAGCAGTTTCCAAGCAATTGGGCACCCTCGATTACTCGCCGGGCTTCCAGTACGGTCACCCGCTGTCGTTCCAACTGGCCGAGAAAATCACCGAGCTGACCCCGGGCAACCTCAACCACGTGTTCTTCACTGACTCGGGTTCCGAGTGCGCTGACACTGCGGTGAAAATGGTCCGTGCCTACTGGCGCCTGAAAGGTCAGGCGACCAAGACCAAAATGATCGGCCGTGCCCGTGGTTACCACGGTGTGAACATCGCCGGCACCAGCCTCGGCGGCGTCAACGGCAACCGCAAATTGTTCGGTCAGGCGATGATGGACGTCGATCACCTGCCGCACACTTTGCTGGCGAGCAATGCGTTCTCTCGTGGCATGCCGGAGCAGGGCGGTATCGCCTTGGCCGATGAGCTGCTGAAACTGATCGAACTGCACGATGCTTCGAACATCGCTGCGGTATTCGTAGAACCGATGGCCGGTTCCGCCGGCGTACTGGTGCCGCCACAGGGTTACCTGAAGCGTCTGCGCGAGATCTGCGATCAGCACAACATCCTGCTGGTGTTCGACGAAGTGATCACCGGTTTCGGCCGTACCGGCAACATGTTCGGCGCCGACACCTTTGGCGTCACCCCGGACCTGATGTGCATCGCCAAGCAAGTCACCAACGGCGCGATCCCGATGGGCGCGGTGATTGCCAGCTCCGAGATCTACCAGACCTTCATGAATCAGCCGACTCCGGAATACGCGGTGGAATTCCCCCACGGCTATACCTACTCGGCGCACCCGGTGGCCTGCGCCGCTGGCCTGGCGGCGCTCGACCTGCTGCAAAAAGAGAATCTGGTGCAGAGCGTCGCCGAAGTCGCGCCGCATTTCGAAAACGCGCTGCATGGTCTGAAAGGCTCCAAACACGTTATCGACATCCGTAACTTCGGCCTGGCCGGTGCGATCCAGATTGCCGGTCGTGACGGCGACGCCATCGTGCGTCCGTTCGAAGCGGGCATGGCCCTGTGGAAAGCCGGGTTCTACGTGCGCTTCGGCGGCGACACCTTGCAGTTCGGCCCAACCTTCAACAGCAAGCCGCAAGACCTCGATCGCCTGTTCGACGCGGTCGGCGAAGTGCTGAACAAGCTCGACTGATTTTTCCTTCTATATATACCTACAAAAACGGGCACTCCTTAACCGGGTGCCCGTGGACAAGAATTCAGGAGTTTTCGATGAGCGTTATCCCGCATTTGATCAATGGCGAACTGGTGACCGAGAACGGTCGCGCGGTTGATGTGTTCAACCCGTCCACCGGTCAGGCCATCCACAAGCTGCCACTGGCCAGCCAGGCCACCATTCAGAAAGCC includes:
- a CDS encoding LysR family transcriptional regulator, translating into MSSRRPDPLAQVSDFDIRLLRIFRSVVECGGFSAAETVLGIGRSAISQQMSDLEQRLGLRLCQRGRAGFSLTEEGREVYQSALQLLSALESFRTEVNGLHQHLRGELIIGLTDNLVTLPHMRITHALAQLKERGPDVQIQIRMIAPNEVEQGVLDGRLHVGVVPQASALSGLEYQPLYSERSLLYCAVGHPLFYVDDKQLDDERLNSQDAIAPTFRLPADIQAHYQALNCTASASDREGMAFLILTGRYIGYLPDHYASLWVQQGRLRALKAGTRFYDLSLASVTRKGRRPHLVLESFLESLAATR
- a CDS encoding aspartate aminotransferase family protein, with the translated sequence MNMPENAQSPLASQLKLDAHWMPYTANRNFQRDPRLIVGAEGSWLIDDKGRKVYDSLSGLWTCGAGHTRKEIQEAVSKQLGTLDYSPGFQYGHPLSFQLAEKITELTPGNLNHVFFTDSGSECADTAVKMVRAYWRLKGQATKTKMIGRARGYHGVNIAGTSLGGVNGNRKLFGQAMMDVDHLPHTLLASNAFSRGMPEQGGIALADELLKLIELHDASNIAAVFVEPMAGSAGVLVPPQGYLKRLREICDQHNILLVFDEVITGFGRTGNMFGADTFGVTPDLMCIAKQVTNGAIPMGAVIASSEIYQTFMNQPTPEYAVEFPHGYTYSAHPVACAAGLAALDLLQKENLVQSVAEVAPHFENALHGLKGSKHVIDIRNFGLAGAIQIAGRDGDAIVRPFEAGMALWKAGFYVRFGGDTLQFGPTFNSKPQDLDRLFDAVGEVLNKLD